From one Petrotoga miotherma DSM 10691 genomic stretch:
- the aroA gene encoding 3-phosphoshikimate 1-carboxyvinyltransferase: MKIEVTPTENINAEITLPGDKSISHRALIIGSLAEGKTKIHNLLSSEDTLSTLNILNSIGADIKQIDKDEVIVEGKGKDNFIEPSNVLNAKNSGTTTRLMMGVLSAQNFYSVITGDDSLRERPMKRVIDPLSKMGGRFFARKNGEFAPITILGTKDISPIVYKTPVASAQVKSAILLAGLYAKGETKVIEPAKSRDHTERMLKYFGADIIQKDTTVVIQGLTNNLKGREFFVPGDISSASFFIVAALITKNSTLLIKNVGINPTRTGILSVLKMMGADIKIINEKTLNNEPVGDLLVKSSSLQGVEIKGEMIPLIIDEIPILAIAATQAKGKTTIKDAKELRYKETDRIRAITSELKKLGIDVLEKEDGFDIIGGQRIRGNCTCESYNDHRIAMSLAIAGLIADNPIEIDNFECVNISFPKFTEIFEKIRCI; the protein is encoded by the coding sequence ATGAAAATTGAAGTAACTCCAACAGAAAATATAAATGCAGAGATCACCCTACCAGGTGATAAATCAATATCACACAGGGCGCTAATCATTGGTTCCCTCGCTGAAGGTAAAACAAAAATACACAACTTGTTAAGTTCTGAAGATACCTTAAGCACGTTAAATATATTAAATTCAATAGGTGCCGATATTAAACAAATTGACAAAGATGAAGTAATTGTAGAGGGAAAGGGAAAGGACAATTTCATTGAACCATCCAACGTTCTAAACGCAAAAAACTCTGGTACAACAACGCGCTTAATGATGGGTGTGTTATCGGCTCAGAATTTTTACAGTGTAATTACAGGGGACGACTCTTTGAGGGAAAGGCCTATGAAAAGAGTCATAGATCCACTAAGTAAAATGGGTGGACGTTTTTTTGCGAGGAAAAATGGCGAGTTTGCTCCCATCACTATATTGGGAACAAAAGATATATCCCCCATTGTTTATAAAACCCCAGTTGCAAGTGCCCAAGTTAAATCTGCAATTTTGTTGGCTGGTTTGTATGCAAAAGGAGAAACTAAGGTAATAGAACCTGCTAAATCTCGTGATCATACTGAAAGGATGTTAAAATATTTTGGTGCTGATATCATTCAAAAAGATACAACCGTTGTTATCCAAGGTCTCACTAACAATTTAAAAGGTCGGGAGTTCTTTGTGCCAGGTGATATATCATCTGCATCCTTTTTCATAGTTGCTGCCCTTATAACCAAAAACTCTACTCTATTAATAAAAAATGTAGGAATCAACCCAACCAGAACAGGTATATTATCTGTGTTGAAGATGATGGGAGCGGATATAAAGATCATAAACGAAAAAACATTAAACAATGAGCCGGTTGGAGACTTACTCGTAAAAAGTAGTTCGTTACAGGGTGTTGAAATAAAAGGTGAGATGATTCCTTTGATTATCGATGAAATCCCTATATTGGCGATAGCTGCTACCCAAGCCAAAGGAAAAACAACTATAAAAGATGCAAAAGAATTACGTTACAAAGAAACAGATAGAATAAGGGCTATCACCAGCGAATTAAAGAAATTGGGCATAGATGTTTTAGAAAAAGAAGATGGTTTTGATATAATCGGAGGCCAAAGAATACGAGGGAACTGTACTTGTGAAAGTTACAATGACCATAGAATAGCAATGTCGCTTGCTATAGCCGGATTGATAGCAGATAATCCTATAGAAATTGATAATTTTGAATGTGTGAATATATCTTTCCCGAAATTTACAGAGATTTTTGAGAAGATAAGGTGTATATGA
- the aroB gene encoding bifunctional shikimate kinase AroK/3-dehydroquinate synthase AroB: MKIFLVGMMGSGKTTLAKKISKVLSIPYIDIDEEIEKNENLKIKDIFERYGEEYFRKLENDILEKLAENTQSIVVSTGGGIILNAKNRTILKKENAIYLSVAPEKLKDRVSLENRPVLANNKENIIKIYQDRKELYEQFKTVDITNLTEWESVAKILYQYDIKNDAEIDSSFQKVSINAGSLKSLPPDSIVFTSEKVNELYGEYLPQKKLVLPNGEKTKDISFVIRAYEYLLENNVSRDNLLLGIGGGTITDFTGFVGSTYKRGMNFSFYPTTLLSQIDAAIGGKNGIDFKKYKNVVGTINLPKEVIIDPLSILSLNDETFIEGLIEGYKMALISGNDFYEYFKENMHEILNRNLYKLSFFIKRSVEEKLRIVEQDFKDTGLRSCLNLGHTLGHTFEAATGIAHGLSVGWGLIKEIEFFYKKKYLEEKEYLEIKDTLETLVPEKVKNIQIEEKDIYYYLSNDKKIGANQKIRFYHENSG; encoded by the coding sequence ATGAAAATTTTCTTAGTAGGAATGATGGGATCTGGAAAAACGACCCTCGCAAAAAAGATTTCAAAAGTGCTTTCCATACCCTATATCGACATAGATGAAGAAATCGAAAAAAACGAAAATCTTAAAATAAAAGACATCTTTGAAAGATACGGTGAAGAATACTTCAGGAAATTGGAAAACGACATTCTCGAAAAATTAGCAGAAAACACTCAATCCATAGTCGTATCAACTGGGGGAGGAATAATCTTAAACGCTAAAAATAGAACCATATTGAAAAAAGAAAATGCCATATACCTGAGTGTCGCTCCTGAAAAGCTTAAAGATCGTGTAAGTTTAGAAAATAGACCCGTTCTAGCAAACAACAAAGAAAATATTATAAAGATATACCAAGATCGAAAAGAATTATACGAACAATTCAAAACGGTCGATATCACAAATTTGACCGAATGGGAATCAGTTGCTAAAATCCTCTACCAATACGATATCAAAAACGATGCTGAAATAGATTCATCTTTTCAAAAAGTATCAATAAATGCAGGAAGTCTAAAGTCTCTCCCCCCAGATTCCATAGTTTTTACCAGCGAAAAGGTCAATGAACTATACGGAGAGTACCTACCACAGAAAAAACTTGTCTTACCAAACGGAGAAAAAACAAAAGACATCTCTTTTGTAATAAGGGCTTACGAATATCTACTTGAAAACAATGTCTCTAGAGATAACTTACTCCTTGGGATTGGCGGAGGAACTATAACTGATTTTACAGGTTTTGTTGGCTCCACTTACAAAAGAGGAATGAACTTTTCTTTTTACCCTACCACACTTCTTTCTCAGATCGATGCTGCAATAGGAGGAAAAAATGGAATAGATTTCAAAAAATACAAAAATGTCGTGGGGACAATAAACTTACCCAAAGAAGTGATTATAGATCCACTTTCTATATTATCCTTAAATGACGAAACATTCATAGAAGGTTTAATCGAAGGTTATAAAATGGCATTGATCTCAGGAAATGATTTTTATGAGTATTTTAAAGAGAATATGCACGAGATACTTAATAGGAATCTATATAAATTATCTTTTTTTATTAAAAGATCCGTAGAGGAAAAACTTCGTATAGTGGAACAAGACTTCAAAGATACGGGGTTGAGAAGTTGTTTGAATCTTGGACACACTTTAGGTCACACCTTTGAAGCCGCTACAGGCATTGCACATGGCTTATCGGTAGGATGGGGTTTGATCAAAGAAATAGAATTTTTTTACAAGAAAAAATATTTGGAAGAAAAAGAGTATCTAGAAATTAAAGACACATTAGAAACACTTGTTCCTGAAAAAGTTAAAAACATTCAAATAGAAGAAAAAGACATATATTATTATTTATCAAACGACAAAAAAATAGGGGCAAATCAAAAAATAAGGTTCTATCACGAAAATAGTGGGTAA
- a CDS encoding zinc metallopeptidase: protein MFYSTLLLLIPPLILAIWAQSRVSSTFNKYSRVKASIGEPGYMFARRLLDSVGLYDVKVERVRGTLSDHYDPTKKVLRLSDSTYNSSSIAALGVVAHEAGHAIQHAKGYKPLILRNLAVPLAGFGSNMAWIIFFIGLIFSTPFLLNAGIFLFLFVVLFSVITLPVEFNASSRALKLLPVMGMSKEEVAGAKKVLSAAALTYVAAALMAIAQLLRMLVLAGSRN from the coding sequence ATGTTTTATTCTACACTGTTATTGTTGATCCCACCATTGATATTAGCCATTTGGGCACAAAGTAGAGTTAGTAGTACTTTCAACAAATATTCTCGAGTAAAGGCATCAATTGGAGAGCCAGGCTATATGTTTGCCAGAAGATTACTTGATTCTGTTGGGTTATATGATGTTAAAGTCGAAAGAGTAAGAGGTACTTTGAGTGATCATTATGACCCTACCAAAAAAGTATTGAGACTTTCTGACTCCACTTATAACAGTTCGTCTATAGCTGCTTTGGGTGTTGTAGCTCACGAAGCAGGCCATGCTATACAACACGCTAAAGGTTATAAACCTTTAATTCTTAGGAATCTGGCTGTGCCGTTGGCAGGTTTTGGTTCTAACATGGCGTGGATTATCTTCTTTATTGGACTTATTTTTTCTACACCTTTCTTACTAAATGCTGGAATTTTCTTGTTCCTTTTCGTGGTTTTATTTTCAGTTATAACGTTGCCTGTTGAGTTCAATGCCAGTAGTAGGGCTTTGAAACTTTTACCCGTTATGGGAATGTCTAAAGAAGAAGTAGCAGGTGCAAAAAAGGTGTTATCGGCAGCGGCGTTAACCTATGTGGCAGCTGCTTTAATGGCGATCGCTCAACTTTTGAGAATGCTAGTGTTAGCTGGTTCAAGAAATTAA
- a CDS encoding prephenate dehydrogenase, translating to MLFDTTIIIGTGLIGTSLALAFKETKEISTIIGYDIDNNSLKEALKLGAIDEPAKISDISKADLIIFATPVESTKSILHDTISLAKENTVVTDVGSTKYKITQLFDTFKNKRVNFIGGHPLAGSEKSGPLNAKADLFKGKKYILIKSANCDQVYFNKFERLITKIGAIPIIIDAETHDEILSITSHLPQIISYYLVKTLMNLKEDNENYLKLVGAGFKDTTRLSKSDPQMWIDIFKQNKENILHAIENFEKELTAFKKNLIEDKYNEIKDDLSKISKFEL from the coding sequence ATGTTATTCGACACCACCATAATCATTGGCACTGGATTGATTGGAACTTCATTAGCTCTAGCCTTTAAAGAAACAAAAGAAATAAGTACTATCATTGGATACGATATCGATAATAATTCTTTAAAAGAAGCTTTAAAGTTAGGAGCTATCGATGAACCTGCGAAAATATCAGATATTTCAAAAGCAGATTTAATAATTTTTGCAACGCCTGTAGAAAGTACAAAAAGTATTTTACATGATACAATTAGTCTAGCAAAAGAAAATACAGTTGTAACCGATGTTGGTAGTACGAAATATAAAATTACGCAACTCTTTGATACTTTCAAAAACAAAAGGGTCAATTTCATAGGCGGTCATCCATTGGCAGGATCCGAAAAGTCTGGTCCATTAAACGCCAAGGCGGATTTATTCAAAGGGAAAAAATATATATTGATAAAAAGCGCAAATTGTGACCAAGTATATTTTAATAAGTTTGAAAGGTTGATCACAAAAATCGGAGCCATTCCAATAATAATAGATGCCGAAACTCACGATGAAATTCTCTCAATAACAAGTCATCTGCCGCAGATAATTTCTTATTATCTAGTTAAAACTCTGATGAATTTAAAAGAAGATAATGAAAATTATCTAAAATTAGTCGGAGCTGGTTTTAAAGACACAACAAGGTTATCAAAAAGCGATCCCCAAATGTGGATCGATATATTCAAACAAAACAAAGAGAATATACTGCATGCCATAGAGAATTTTGAAAAAGAGTTAACTGCCTTCAAGAAGAACCTAATCGAAGATAAATACAATGAAATAAAAGATGATTTGAGCAAAATCAGTAAATTTGAGTTGTAA
- the aroF gene encoding 3-deoxy-7-phosphoheptulonate synthase: MVIVMEENATEEEVRNVIQKVEEVGFKAHPDKGENHTIVGVVGQGDREYILNNIETFPGVERVVEITQPFKLASRTFKSKDSIYDIGGIKIGGENFLTIAGPCAVESKEQVLETALFLKEKGVKFLRGGAYKPRTSPYSFQGLKEEGLKILKEVSEETGLKIVTEVMDTREVELVSKYTDILQIGTRNMQNFALLKEVGKLNKPVLLKRGLSATYKEFLMSAEYIISEGNSQVILCERGIRTFTDETRNTLDISAIPVIKRYSHLPIIIDPSHASGDWRYVAPLSKAAVAAGADGLIIEVHPDPQNALSDGKQSLNFEQFSELMDQIKALLEIDSKILA; this comes from the coding sequence GTGGTGATCGTAATGGAGGAAAATGCAACAGAAGAAGAAGTTAGAAATGTTATTCAAAAGGTGGAAGAAGTAGGTTTTAAAGCTCATCCCGATAAAGGAGAAAATCACACGATTGTTGGAGTAGTGGGGCAAGGTGACAGAGAATACATTTTAAACAACATCGAAACTTTCCCAGGAGTTGAAAGGGTTGTAGAAATAACTCAACCTTTCAAATTAGCAAGTAGAACATTCAAATCTAAAGACTCAATATACGACATAGGAGGGATAAAAATAGGAGGGGAAAATTTTTTAACGATCGCGGGACCTTGTGCAGTAGAAAGTAAAGAACAGGTTTTAGAAACCGCTCTATTCTTAAAAGAAAAAGGGGTTAAATTCCTAAGAGGGGGGGCTTATAAACCAAGAACTTCTCCATATTCTTTTCAAGGCTTAAAAGAAGAAGGCCTGAAGATTCTAAAAGAAGTTAGTGAAGAAACTGGTCTAAAGATAGTTACAGAAGTTATGGACACCAGAGAGGTCGAGTTGGTTTCAAAATATACCGATATTTTACAGATAGGAACAAGAAACATGCAAAATTTTGCACTTTTAAAAGAAGTAGGTAAGCTCAACAAACCAGTTTTACTTAAAAGGGGTTTATCAGCTACATACAAAGAATTTTTAATGTCGGCAGAATATATCATTTCTGAAGGGAACAGCCAGGTTATATTGTGTGAAAGAGGAATTAGAACATTTACTGATGAAACGAGAAATACCTTGGACATCAGTGCAATACCTGTAATCAAAAGATACAGTCATTTACCTATTATAATTGATCCCAGTCACGCTAGTGGGGATTGGAGATACGTCGCTCCTCTATCAAAAGCTGCTGTAGCCGCCGGCGCTGATGGGTTAATAATAGAAGTGCATCCAGATCCTCAAAACGCCCTTTCAGATGGGAAACAATCTCTGAATTTTGAGCAATTCAGTGAATTAATGGATCAAATAAAAGCCTTATTAGAAATAGACAGTAAAATCTTAGCCTGA
- a CDS encoding acylphosphatase, with amino-acid sequence MICKRWTLYGRVQGVGLRHFLRVHGVRLQLEGYVKNLPDGSVEVVAQGEEEKVLKLKTIILQGNGFSRLEDIQEEDFPIGNYGSFHIEY; translated from the coding sequence ATGATTTGTAAAAGATGGACACTGTATGGAAGAGTTCAAGGTGTTGGTTTAAGACATTTTTTAAGAGTGCATGGAGTAAGGCTTCAACTTGAAGGGTATGTTAAAAACTTACCCGATGGTTCGGTTGAGGTGGTTGCCCAAGGAGAAGAAGAAAAAGTTTTGAAACTAAAAACTATCATCTTACAAGGAAATGGGTTCAGTAGATTAGAAGATATTCAAGAAGAAGATTTTCCCATAGGGAATTATGGAAGTTTTCATATAGAGTATTGA
- a CDS encoding shikimate dehydrogenase family protein produces MMKKFGLLEYPHKESLSKKVFNEYFKKANIDAVYEDIVIVPDNFDDEINKYINSYDGLNVTVPFKEKVIKYVEPVEEAKEINAVNCIFNNKGYNTDWKGFYNSLNPSMLKEPIVLVGAGGASKSIIYALYKMGIKKLFLVNRTVEKAEKLKKIFLSKIDIKIESFDHLQSIIRTSKTFINATSIGMFGESFNLEVRDLSNLSLIYDIVYNNTPLQKIAKENNIKCIDGRTFWYHQGVENLKIWHIYTPEIFDETFKTFARGE; encoded by the coding sequence ATGATGAAAAAATTTGGATTATTAGAATACCCTCACAAAGAAAGCTTATCAAAAAAGGTTTTTAATGAATATTTTAAAAAAGCTAATATCGATGCTGTATATGAAGATATAGTCATAGTACCTGATAATTTTGACGATGAAATTAATAAATATATTAATTCTTACGACGGACTCAACGTTACTGTTCCATTCAAAGAAAAAGTGATTAAATATGTAGAACCAGTAGAAGAAGCTAAAGAAATAAATGCGGTTAACTGCATTTTCAACAATAAAGGTTACAACACAGATTGGAAAGGCTTTTATAACTCGTTAAATCCATCAATGCTGAAAGAACCGATCGTCTTAGTTGGAGCGGGTGGTGCGAGTAAATCCATCATCTACGCTTTATACAAAATGGGCATAAAAAAGTTGTTTCTTGTGAATCGAACGGTTGAAAAAGCGGAAAAATTGAAAAAGATTTTCTTGTCAAAAATAGATATAAAAATAGAATCTTTTGACCACCTACAAAGCATAATCCGTACTTCTAAAACCTTCATAAACGCCACTTCTATTGGAATGTTTGGAGAATCATTTAATTTAGAAGTTAGAGATCTTTCCAATCTATCTTTAATTTACGATATTGTTTACAATAATACCCCTCTCCAAAAGATTGCAAAAGAAAACAATATCAAATGTATAGATGGACGCACTTTTTGGTACCATCAGGGGGTAGAAAATTTGAAGATATGGCATATTTATACCCCAGAAATATTCGATGAAACTTTTAAAACTTTTGCTAGAGGTGAATAA
- the aroC gene encoding chorismate synthase, which translates to MQVKIAGDSHGSQMIGLIEEIPAGLKIDIEKINIDLRRRQLGYGRGNRMKLEKDEVIIVSGLWEGITTGAPLVLIINNKAKNPIKEERHIPRPGHGDYSCWYKYRLDDLNIYTERNSARWTSVLTAIGSVVKQFLENFGITTTSFVKSIGKVSVEEERFEEIQKDFTYYIQKRNESEVQCPFEDISEKMMEEIKENALKKATTLGGSVTTFATNVKPGLGSYADVLNRVDSKIGKYFMSIPSVKGVFIGKEDVSIPGSEFQDPFKVENSDIRRTKNYAGGIEAGITNGENIMVTTYFKPISTLANPLPSVDLKTKEPKEALYIRSDSVVIPAATVITECTLAIILMEEIIDGFGNDNIELVKDRYFKKYGDIR; encoded by the coding sequence ATGCAAGTAAAGATAGCAGGAGACTCACATGGTTCACAGATGATTGGATTAATAGAAGAAATACCAGCAGGGTTAAAAATAGATATAGAAAAAATAAACATAGATCTAAGAAGAAGACAGTTAGGGTACGGCCGTGGGAACAGGATGAAATTAGAAAAAGATGAAGTAATCATCGTTTCGGGATTATGGGAAGGAATAACCACTGGGGCTCCGCTGGTTTTAATCATAAACAACAAAGCAAAAAATCCTATCAAAGAAGAAAGACATATTCCAAGACCTGGGCATGGGGATTATTCTTGTTGGTATAAATACAGATTAGATGATTTGAATATATACACAGAAAGGAACAGCGCACGCTGGACAAGTGTACTTACCGCGATAGGGAGCGTTGTCAAACAATTTCTTGAAAATTTTGGTATAACAACGACGAGTTTTGTAAAATCTATTGGAAAAGTCAGTGTCGAAGAAGAAAGGTTTGAAGAAATCCAAAAAGATTTCACTTACTATATCCAAAAAAGAAATGAATCAGAAGTTCAATGTCCTTTTGAAGATATTTCTGAAAAAATGATGGAAGAAATAAAAGAAAATGCCCTAAAAAAAGCAACTACCTTGGGAGGCAGTGTAACAACATTCGCCACAAATGTGAAACCTGGATTGGGAAGTTACGCCGATGTTTTGAACAGAGTTGATTCAAAAATAGGAAAATACTTTATGTCGATCCCTTCTGTGAAAGGGGTTTTTATAGGCAAAGAAGATGTGAGTATCCCTGGATCTGAATTCCAAGATCCTTTCAAAGTGGAAAATAGCGATATACGCAGAACGAAGAATTACGCAGGTGGCATAGAAGCAGGGATAACCAATGGAGAAAATATAATGGTCACTACATACTTCAAACCTATTTCTACACTTGCAAATCCTCTTCCTTCTGTTGATCTTAAAACCAAAGAACCAAAAGAAGCACTTTACATAAGATCTGATTCTGTTGTTATTCCTGCAGCGACGGTAATAACAGAATGTACCCTTGCTATTATATTAATGGAAGAAATTATAGACGGATTTGGAAACGATAATATTGAACTTGTAAAAGACAGATACTTCAAGAAATATGGTGATATTCGATGA
- a CDS encoding transposase, with product MHIKSNSSNGKIEGMNSKLRGFTKRAFGFKTLKNLKITIFIALGKLNLTPA from the coding sequence TTGCACATAAAATCGAATAGCTCTAACGGGAAAATAGAAGGTATGAACTCTAAACTTAGAGGATTTACTAAAAGGGCTTTTGGTTTTAAAACATTAAAGAATTTAAAAATCACTATCTTTATTGCCCTTGGTAAACTTAATTTAACTCCAGCTTAA